A genomic stretch from Apis cerana isolate GH-2021 linkage group LG7, AcerK_1.0, whole genome shotgun sequence includes:
- the LOC107993226 gene encoding carbonic anhydrase 6-like isoform X4, giving the protein MKNFYIIFTTIIVLCTARTSDWSYSGEHGPTYWPGLCVTGKKQSPINIVTEDTINTDIGELKFIRYDFAFECKITNNGHSVQLQLSGVPVHLEGANLESTYILEQIHFHWPAEHTVDNNRDALELHFVHYKEQYGNTSAASKHENGIAVVATLFELDSEDNMEIMPILKATELISNGIGKSTELNESKFIPSLFLPKDHTTYYHYDGSLTTPGCQETVMWYILTEKLSVSEQQLNVFKSVETSNGTLSFNYRPTQAIGERTIYHHLLGYSTAGIVSCNLLNVYLSLLLSKFLLYN; this is encoded by the exons TTTTATGCACGGCTAGAACGTCTGATTGGTCGTATTCGGGGGAGCatg GTCCGACATATTGGCCAGGTCTATGCGTGACTGGAAAGAAACAATCACCAATAAACATCGTCACTGAAGATACCATTAATACCGATATCGGTGAACTTAAATTCATAAGATATGATTTTGCGTTTGAATGCAAAATCACGAACAATGGTCATTCTG TACAACTTCAATTATCCGGTGTACCGGTTCATCTTGAAGGGGCAAATCTTGAATCCACGTATATCCTGGAGCAAATACATTTTCATTGGCCTGCCGAGCACACCGTGGATAACAATCGTGATGCATTAGAGTTACATTTCGTGCATTACAAGGAACAATATGGTAATACAAGCGCTGCATCGAAGCATGAAAATGGCATTGCCGTTGTCGCCACGTTATTCGAG TTGGATAGCGAAGACAATATGGAAATAATGCCAATACTGAAAGCAACGGAATTAATATCTAACGGAATCGGGAAGAGTACAGAGTTAAATGAAAGCAAGTTTATCCCTTCTCTATTTTTACCGAAAGATCATACGACGTACTATCATTATGATGGATCTTTAACTACTCCTGGATGTCAAGAGACTGTGATGTGGTATATTCTTACTGAAAAATTGTCGGTATCGGAACAGCAG TTAAACGTTTTTAAAAGTGTAGAAACAAGCAATGGCACTTTGAGTTTCAATTACAGACCGACTCAAGCAATTGGAGAAAGGACAATTTATCACCATCTGCTTGGATATTCTACCGCAGGTATTGTTTCTTGCAATTTACTTAATGTATACCTTAGTCTTTTGCtaagcaaatttttattgtacaattaa
- the LOC107993226 gene encoding carbonic anhydrase 2-like isoform X2: MYVLSVRIFTVDLKYSILLLILSHHLVLCTARTSDWSYSGEHGPTYWPGLCVTGKKQSPINIVTEDTINTDIGELKFIRYDFAFECKITNNGHSVQLQLSGVPVHLEGANLESTYILEQIHFHWPAEHTVDNNRDALELHFVHYKEQYGNTSAASKHENGIAVVATLFELDSEDNMEIMPILKATELISNGIGKSTELNESKFIPSLFLPKDHTTYYHYDGSLTTPGCQETVMWYILTEKLSVSEQQLNVFKSVETSNGTLSFNYRPTQAIGERTIYHHLLGYSTAGIVSCNLLNVYLSLLLSKFLLYN; encoded by the exons TTTTATGCACGGCTAGAACGTCTGATTGGTCGTATTCGGGGGAGCatg GTCCGACATATTGGCCAGGTCTATGCGTGACTGGAAAGAAACAATCACCAATAAACATCGTCACTGAAGATACCATTAATACCGATATCGGTGAACTTAAATTCATAAGATATGATTTTGCGTTTGAATGCAAAATCACGAACAATGGTCATTCTG TACAACTTCAATTATCCGGTGTACCGGTTCATCTTGAAGGGGCAAATCTTGAATCCACGTATATCCTGGAGCAAATACATTTTCATTGGCCTGCCGAGCACACCGTGGATAACAATCGTGATGCATTAGAGTTACATTTCGTGCATTACAAGGAACAATATGGTAATACAAGCGCTGCATCGAAGCATGAAAATGGCATTGCCGTTGTCGCCACGTTATTCGAG TTGGATAGCGAAGACAATATGGAAATAATGCCAATACTGAAAGCAACGGAATTAATATCTAACGGAATCGGGAAGAGTACAGAGTTAAATGAAAGCAAGTTTATCCCTTCTCTATTTTTACCGAAAGATCATACGACGTACTATCATTATGATGGATCTTTAACTACTCCTGGATGTCAAGAGACTGTGATGTGGTATATTCTTACTGAAAAATTGTCGGTATCGGAACAGCAG TTAAACGTTTTTAAAAGTGTAGAAACAAGCAATGGCACTTTGAGTTTCAATTACAGACCGACTCAAGCAATTGGAGAAAGGACAATTTATCACCATCTGCTTGGATATTCTACCGCAGGTATTGTTTCTTGCAATTTACTTAATGTATACCTTAGTCTTTTGCtaagcaaatttttattgtacaattaa
- the LOC107993226 gene encoding carbonic anhydrase 6-like isoform X5, whose translation MYVLSVRIFTVDLKYSILLLILSHHLVLCTARTSDWSYSGEHGPTYWPGLCVTGKKQSPINIVTEDTINTDIGELKFIRYDFAFECKITNNGHSVQLQLSGVPVHLEGANLESTYILEQIHFHWPAEHTVDNNRDALELHFVHYKEQYGNTSAASKHENGIAVVATLFELDSEDNMEIMPILKATELISNGIGKSTELNESKFIPSLFLPKDHTTYYHYDGSLTTPGCQETVMWYILTEKLSVSEQQNIYENIIREQELLYRLIREKKKRSETYCIQNN comes from the exons TTTTATGCACGGCTAGAACGTCTGATTGGTCGTATTCGGGGGAGCatg GTCCGACATATTGGCCAGGTCTATGCGTGACTGGAAAGAAACAATCACCAATAAACATCGTCACTGAAGATACCATTAATACCGATATCGGTGAACTTAAATTCATAAGATATGATTTTGCGTTTGAATGCAAAATCACGAACAATGGTCATTCTG TACAACTTCAATTATCCGGTGTACCGGTTCATCTTGAAGGGGCAAATCTTGAATCCACGTATATCCTGGAGCAAATACATTTTCATTGGCCTGCCGAGCACACCGTGGATAACAATCGTGATGCATTAGAGTTACATTTCGTGCATTACAAGGAACAATATGGTAATACAAGCGCTGCATCGAAGCATGAAAATGGCATTGCCGTTGTCGCCACGTTATTCGAG TTGGATAGCGAAGACAATATGGAAATAATGCCAATACTGAAAGCAACGGAATTAATATCTAACGGAATCGGGAAGAGTACAGAGTTAAATGAAAGCAAGTTTATCCCTTCTCTATTTTTACCGAAAGATCATACGACGTACTATCATTATGATGGATCTTTAACTACTCCTGGATGTCAAGAGACTGTGATGTGGTATATTCTTACTGAAAAATTGTCGGTATCGGAACAGCAG AATATTTATGAGAATATAATAAGAGAACAAGAACTTCTATATCGtttaattcgagaaaaaaagaagcgttCTGAAACTTATTGCATCCAAAATAATTag
- the LOC107993226 gene encoding carbonic anhydrase 6-like isoform X1, with protein sequence MYVLSVRIFTVDLKYSILLLILSHHLVLCTARTSDWSYSGEHGPTYWPGLCVTGKKQSPINIVTEDTINTDIGELKFIRYDFAFECKITNNGHSVQLQLSGVPVHLEGANLESTYILEQIHFHWPAEHTVDNNRDALELHFVHYKEQYGNTSAASKHENGIAVVATLFELDSEDNMEIMPILKATELISNGIGKSTELNESKFIPSLFLPKDHTTYYHYDGSLTTPGCQETVMWYILTEKLSVSEQQEISMFQEELRISNVKIKRLDSSLFSLLPFLCFYQNIYENIIREQELLYRLIREKKKRSETYCIQNN encoded by the exons TTTTATGCACGGCTAGAACGTCTGATTGGTCGTATTCGGGGGAGCatg GTCCGACATATTGGCCAGGTCTATGCGTGACTGGAAAGAAACAATCACCAATAAACATCGTCACTGAAGATACCATTAATACCGATATCGGTGAACTTAAATTCATAAGATATGATTTTGCGTTTGAATGCAAAATCACGAACAATGGTCATTCTG TACAACTTCAATTATCCGGTGTACCGGTTCATCTTGAAGGGGCAAATCTTGAATCCACGTATATCCTGGAGCAAATACATTTTCATTGGCCTGCCGAGCACACCGTGGATAACAATCGTGATGCATTAGAGTTACATTTCGTGCATTACAAGGAACAATATGGTAATACAAGCGCTGCATCGAAGCATGAAAATGGCATTGCCGTTGTCGCCACGTTATTCGAG TTGGATAGCGAAGACAATATGGAAATAATGCCAATACTGAAAGCAACGGAATTAATATCTAACGGAATCGGGAAGAGTACAGAGTTAAATGAAAGCAAGTTTATCCCTTCTCTATTTTTACCGAAAGATCATACGACGTACTATCATTATGATGGATCTTTAACTACTCCTGGATGTCAAGAGACTGTGATGTGGTATATTCTTACTGAAAAATTGTCGGTATCGGAACAGCAG GAAATTTCGATGTTTCAAGAAGAATTGAGAATTTCGAATGTAAAAATCAAGCGACTCGACTCATCTCTGTTTTCACTTCTTCCGTTTCTCTGTTTTTATCAGAATATTTATGAGAATATAATAAGAGAACAAGAACTTCTATATCGtttaattcgagaaaaaaagaagcgttCTGAAACTTATTGCATCCAAAATAATTag
- the LOC107993226 gene encoding carbonic anhydrase 6-like isoform X3, with amino-acid sequence MKNFYIIFTTIIVLCTARTSDWSYSGEHGPTYWPGLCVTGKKQSPINIVTEDTINTDIGELKFIRYDFAFECKITNNGHSVQLQLSGVPVHLEGANLESTYILEQIHFHWPAEHTVDNNRDALELHFVHYKEQYGNTSAASKHENGIAVVATLFELDSEDNMEIMPILKATELISNGIGKSTELNESKFIPSLFLPKDHTTYYHYDGSLTTPGCQETVMWYILTEKLSVSEQQEISMFQEELRISNVKIKRLDSSLFSLLPFLCFYQNIYENIIREQELLYRLIREKKKRSETYCIQNN; translated from the exons TTTTATGCACGGCTAGAACGTCTGATTGGTCGTATTCGGGGGAGCatg GTCCGACATATTGGCCAGGTCTATGCGTGACTGGAAAGAAACAATCACCAATAAACATCGTCACTGAAGATACCATTAATACCGATATCGGTGAACTTAAATTCATAAGATATGATTTTGCGTTTGAATGCAAAATCACGAACAATGGTCATTCTG TACAACTTCAATTATCCGGTGTACCGGTTCATCTTGAAGGGGCAAATCTTGAATCCACGTATATCCTGGAGCAAATACATTTTCATTGGCCTGCCGAGCACACCGTGGATAACAATCGTGATGCATTAGAGTTACATTTCGTGCATTACAAGGAACAATATGGTAATACAAGCGCTGCATCGAAGCATGAAAATGGCATTGCCGTTGTCGCCACGTTATTCGAG TTGGATAGCGAAGACAATATGGAAATAATGCCAATACTGAAAGCAACGGAATTAATATCTAACGGAATCGGGAAGAGTACAGAGTTAAATGAAAGCAAGTTTATCCCTTCTCTATTTTTACCGAAAGATCATACGACGTACTATCATTATGATGGATCTTTAACTACTCCTGGATGTCAAGAGACTGTGATGTGGTATATTCTTACTGAAAAATTGTCGGTATCGGAACAGCAG GAAATTTCGATGTTTCAAGAAGAATTGAGAATTTCGAATGTAAAAATCAAGCGACTCGACTCATCTCTGTTTTCACTTCTTCCGTTTCTCTGTTTTTATCAGAATATTTATGAGAATATAATAAGAGAACAAGAACTTCTATATCGtttaattcgagaaaaaaagaagcgttCTGAAACTTATTGCATCCAAAATAATTag